In Patescibacteria group bacterium, the DNA window AATTTTTTACTTTTTCTGTCGCATCATTCGCAATAAAAAGAAACTCCGCGTCTTTTGTATATTTTTGAAAAGATTTCCAAACAAAATCAATATAGCTGATTGATTTATAAACCAAACAAACTATTGAAATTTTAAGTGTAGAAAAGGGGAAAATATCAGAATTTATTTTATTTAATTCGACATTATCTCCATCTTTCAATCTTTCCAAATTGAATCCCGTCTGTCCGCTTTCTTTGTATAATTGATATTTTTTCTCAATCAATTCAGTGCTTGAAAAGCCATAATGAATAACTTTAATATCTGTTTTCTTTATTTTTCTAAGACCATTTGGATTTTGTATATTATGCAATCCGGTTTTATTTTCAAATTCTAATGAACCGTTATTTCTCCATAACCGCACGAACCAACCTTTATTCCAAAATTCATCAACCCTATACTGCTCTACGCTTCTCCATAAATTACATTCTTTAAAAGAAAATCCATCTATGTTCCTTTTTTCTCCTTCTAAACAAAGATTTCTTATCCCGAACAGTTCCCCCTTTCTGTCAAAAACCTCATCAGCGTCAAGCCAAACAATCCAATCAGGATTAAATTTCAGTGCATAAACAAGCATTTTTTGTTTTATGAAAAGCTCGTTTTTAAAATCATTCGGCTCCCTCAAGACATGTTTAGTAAATCTTCTGGCGATATCAGCACTGCCATCTGTTGATTCGCAATCACAAACTACAATGTCATCGCAAAATTTCTGCATATGCTTTAAGACTCTTTCCAGATTTCCGTTGTTCGCTTCATTATAAATTTTTAGAAAACCAATTAACCGAATCTTTTTTGACTCAACTGAAGAATATAATTCTTTTGTTCTTATTGAG includes these proteins:
- a CDS encoding glycosyltransferase, whose protein sequence is MIKFFKIILKKLVYKLPDKFQKNILLAWFNFKKIPSIFERSIRTKELYSSVESKKIRLIGFLKIYNEANNGNLERVLKHMQKFCDDIVVCDCESTDGSADIARRFTKHVLREPNDFKNELFIKQKMLVYALKFNPDWIVWLDADEVFDRKGELFGIRNLCLEGEKRNIDGFSFKECNLWRSVEQYRVDEFWNKGWFVRLWRNNGSLEFENKTGLHNIQNPNGLRKIKKTDIKVIHYGFSSTELIEKKYQLYKESGQTGFNLERLKDGDNVELNKINSDIFPFSTLKISIVCLVYKSISYIDFVWKSFQKYTKDAEFLFIANDATEKVKNYLRENNLPHLIFENEDKNEYYLKRVYRAWNFGGFNAPGDIIVFINSDMAFSENWLENLLKNLKRDRIVCSRLVESGKMPSGKHGISKNFGQTHKEYQDNEFQKYAKEISKPELRKCGLFMPCAIYKDSFIKSGGYPIGNRKESNGRETSGDHILFYEKLKPMGIEHYTAFDSIVYHVQEGEMDD